DNA from Bradyrhizobium diazoefficiens USDA 110:
CGACTGGAGATAGTTCTGCGCGAGGATGAAGATGGTGGCGCCGATGATCGCGCCGTAGATCGTGCCCATGCCGCCGATCACCACCATCAGCAGGATGTCGAGCATGATCGAGAAGCTGAGCGAGGTGTCAGGGCCGGCGTAGCGCAGCCACAATGCGTTCAGGATGCCGGCGCTGGCGGCGACGAGGGCCGCGAGGCAGTTGGCGTAGGTCAGGTGGAACACGGTGCGGAAGCCGAGCGCCTCGGCGCGAAAACGGTTCTCGCGGATCGCCTGCAGCACACGGCCGAACGGCGAGTTCACCACGCGCAGCAATGCGAGGATCATCAGGGCCGAGATGGCGAGCACGAGGTAATAGGTGAGAATGCGGCCGTTGACCTCGAAGCCGAACAGGTTTCTGGAGATCAGCACCGTGCCGGGGCGCAGCAGTTCGGGCAGCTGGAAGCTGCGGCCATCCTCGCCGCCGGTCAGCCAGGACAGCTGCGAGGCCAGCACCTGGAAGGCGGAGGCGACCGCCAGCGTGATCATGGCAAAGAAGATCGCTGCGACCCGCAGCGAAAACAGTCCGATCGCGAGCGCGAGCAGGGCCGCCAGCGGCAGGCCGACGACGATGCCGGTTGCGACCGCGGCCCAGTTCGGACCCATCCCGTACAGCGCGATCGCGATCGCGTAGCTGCCGATGCCGTAGAACATGGTGTGGGCGAACGACACCGAGCCGGTATAGCCGAGCAGCAGGTCGTAGGAGGCGACCAGCGCGGCGAAGACGCAGATCTTGGCCGCAACGTTCAGCGCCTTGGCACCGGGAAACAGGAACGGCGTCGCCGCAAGCGCCAGGATGATGAGGACGAGGACGAGCGTGAGAACGCGGCTGCGCGGCGGATCGCCTGAGAGGATCATCATCGGCTGGTCACCGCATAGAGGCCGCGCGGCCGCCACATCAGAATGGCGACCATCAGCAGGATGTTGGAGACGAGGGCGAGTTTCGGCACCAGGAAGCCGCCGTAATTGGCGACCATCGCCACCAGGATCGCGCCGATGAAGCAGCCGCCGATCGACCCGAGGCCGCCGATGATGACGACGATGAAGATCAGCACGGTGAGGTCGTCGCTCATGGAGGCGTGGACCTGCTCGCGATAGAGCGCCCACATCACTCCGCCGAGGCCTGCGAGCGCGGAGCCCGTCATGAACACGCCGAGGAACAGGCGGCGGATGCGATAGCCGAGCGCCTCGACCATCTCGCGGTTCTCGACCCCGGCGCGGATCAGCAGGCCGAGCTTGGTGCGGTTGAGCACGAGCTGGATCGCGATGAAGACGGCAAGGCCGATCAGCGTCGCCAGCACGCGGTACTTGGCGATCGCGACGTCGCCGAGGATGAAGGAGCCGCGCAGCGAGGTGGGCAGCGGCATCGGGATGATCTGCGGCCCCCACAGCGCATAGAGCGTCTGCTCGGCGACGATCAGGCCGCCGGTCGTCATCAGGATCTGCTTCAGATGCTGGCCGTAGACCGGCAGGATCAGCACGCGCTCGACGACCAGGCCGAGCGCGCCGGACACCGCCATCGACAGCAGCGCAGCCGGCGCCAGCACCGCGAGGTTCATCCAGAGCGAATCGGCCTGAATGGACGCCGCAAACGGTGCCAGCACCAGGGTTGCGACATAGGCGCCGACGGCGATGAAGGCGCCATGACCGAAATTGAGCACGTCCATCAGGCCGAACACCAGCGTCAGCCCGGAGGCCATGATGAAGATCATCATGCCCATGGCGAGGCTCGCGGCGGTCAGCGTCAGCCAGGTGCTGGGCGAGCCGACCAGCGGGATCACCAGGAGGGCGAGCGCGATCGGCAGCAGGATCGGCGCGATGTCGCGCTTCGGCTTCGGCAGCGGATCGTTTGCGGCAAGTTCTGTCACTGATGCGCCTCCAGGCTCAGGCCGAGCAGCCGCTCCTGCAGCGGCACGTCGGCGGCGAGCGCCGCCATCTCGCCGCGATGAACGATGGTGCCGTTGTCCATGACCAGCACGTTGTCGCCGAGCTCGCGCGCGGCAAAGAAGTTCTGCTCGACCAGGAGAATGGTGGCGCCCTTGCGCTTGATCTCCTTCAGGCACTCGATCAGCGCCATGACGATGGCGGGCGCCAGCCCCTTGGTCGGCTCGTCGATCAGCAGCAGCTTGCGCGGCTCGATGATGGCGCGCGCGATCGACAACATCTGCTTCTGCCCGCCCGAGAGGCTTCCCGCGCGCGACAGCCAGAACCGGCGCAGCGCCGGGAAGAAGCCGAAGATCCAGTCGAGCTGAGCGTCGTCGAGCGGCCCGTCGCGGGCCGCCAGCACGAGGTTCTCCTTCACCGTGAGATCGGAGAACACCGCCATGCTCTCGGGCACGTAGCCGACGCCGAGCCGGGCGATGTCGGGCGTGGCGCGGCTCTCGATGCGCATCCCGGCGAGGCTGATCTCGCCCTTCGAGGCCTGCCACAGGCCCATGATGGTGCGCAGCGTCGTGGTCTTGCCGGCGCCGTTGCGGCCGAGCAGCATCGTGGTCTGTCCTTGCGGGACGACGAGATCGATGCCCTGGAGGATGTGATAGCGGCCGATATGGGTGTGCACGCCGGAGAGTTTCAACAGCTCGGTCATGCTGCGCTCTTCGGTGCGATGCCGAGATAGGCCTCCTGCACGATCGGCGAGGCGATCACTTCGGCAGGTACGCCGTCGGCGACGAGCTGGCCGTTATGCAGCACGATGATGCGGTCGGCCAGCGAGCGCACCACGTCCATCTTGTGCTCGACCAGGAGAATGATCTTGCTCCTGTCCTGCTTGAGCTGCGCGATCAGGTTGAGCACGACAGGCACCTCGTCGATGCTCATGCCGGCGGTCGGCTCGTCGAACATGAACACCTTCGGCTCCAGCGCGATCATCAGCGCCACCTCCAGCTTGCGCTGGTCGCCATGCGACAGCGCGGTTGCGGCGACGCCGCGGCGGCCACCGAGCGCGACCTGGTCCAGGATGGCGTCGGCGCGCGCGATCAGGTCGCGGCGGACCATCCACGGCTGCAGCATGTCGTAATGGGTGCCGTTCGCCGCCTGTACCGCGAGGCGGACGTTCTCTTCCACGGTGAGGTTCGGAAACAGGTTGGTGAGCTGGAAGGCGCGTCCGAGGCCCGCGCGGGTGCGCAGCGGCGCGGAATGCTGGGTGATGTCGGTGCCGTCGAACAGGATGCTGCCACTCGATGCGCGTAGCTGGCCCGAGATCAGGTTGAAATAGGTGGTCTTTCCGGCGCCGTTCGGCCCGACGATGGCGGTGAGCTCGCCGGGGCGGAACGTACAGGAGACGTTGTTGACCGCGACGTGGCCGCCGAAGCGGATGGTGAGGTCGCGGGTTTCGAGAGAGAGCGTCATTCGATGTTTCGACCGAGTTTGGCGAATAAAATGGAGATGTATCCGCGATCACGCTGCGCTCCCTCCCCCGCTTGCGGGGGAGGGTTGGGGAGAGGGTGTCTCAGCAATCGAGAACCCCCGAGCGAGAAGAGCCCCCACCCGGCCTCCCCCGCAAGCGGGGGAGGTGAAGCAAGAAAGCTCAGCGCTTGTTGCGGACGGGAACGTCCATGTCTTCGATCTTCAGCTCGCGCACCGGCTCGAGCACGGCCCAGGCGACGTTCGGATCGACCTTGACCTTGAAGTGATACATGCTCTGGAGCGCCTGATGGTCGTCTTTCCGGAACACCATCTTGCCCTTCGGCGTGTCGAACTCCAGGCCTTCCATCGCCGTGATCAGCTTCTCGGTGTCGGTCGACTTCGCCTTGGTGACGGCGGCGACGACGGACATCGCGGCGGCGAAGCCGCCCGCGGTGAAGAAGTCCGGCGGCGCGTTGAAGCGCTTCTGGTGCTCGGCGACCAGCCAGTCGTTCACCGGGTTCTTCGGGATCTCGTAGAAGTAGTAGGTGGCGCCTTCCATGCCGGGCAGGCCCTTATAGGCGGCGAGTGCCGGCAGGATGTTGCCGCCGGTGGAGAGCTCGATGCCGTAGCGCTTCGGATCCATGTCCTGGAGCTTGGCCAGCGGATTGCCGGCGCCGGCCCAGATCACCCAGATCACCTTGCGGCCCGGCTTGTCCTTCAGCGCGTCGAACAGGCGCTGGCCGACCGCGGTGAAGTCGGTGGTCGAGGTCGGGGCATATTCTTCGGCGGCGAGCGTCGCGCCGGTCTTGGCGAGTGCCTCCTTGAAGGTGGCGACGCCGTCGCGGCCGAAGGCATAGTCCTGCGCCAGCGTTGCAACGGTGACGCCCTGCTTGCCGATCGCGACCGCATTCGAGATCGCGTCCTGCGAGGAGTTGCGCGCGGTGCGGAAGATGTAGCGATTCCACTTCTCGCCGGTAATCTGGTCCGCGACCGCCGGCTCGACGATCAAGATCTTCTTGTTCTCCTCGGCGACCGGGAGAATGGCAAGCGCTGCGGCCGACGATGTCGTGCCGATCGCGATATCGGCCTTGTCGTCCTGATAGGCTTCCGCGAGCGCGGCCTTGGAGAGATCGGGCTTGCCCTGGTCGTCCTTGGTGATGACGACGATCTTGCGGCCGTCGAGCGTCATGGTGCCCTTGGTGGCGTATTCAAAACCCATCTGCAGGCCGGTCTCGGTCTGCTTGGCGTAGGCCTCGAGCGGACCGGTCTTGCCGTAGATCAGCGCGACCTTGAGGTCGTCGGCCCGAGCGGAGGTGCCCGCGGCGAGGGCGAGGATGGTTGTTGTTATGATGAGTGATCGACGCACGATGGTCCCTCCTGATTCAAAGTTTCTCGGTAACAGCGAGTTGCACAACGTTACGAACATTGCAATTCATCCTTCCGGCGGACTGCGCCGGCACATGAGCATGCATCATTTTTAGGCCTGCCGTGTCACGCGCGTGTCGCCTGATGCGGCGGGTCTGCCGGCAGACTCGATCTGCCGCCAGTACGACTGTGCCTCTTCCGCGCTCTCGAAGATGTGCGGCGCGACGCCGCGCTTCTCCAGGGCTTCGCCGAGCTTGATGCGCAGGAAGCCGGACGTGGTGTAGCGCGACACGCCGGAATAGAAGCGGTCGACGAGGCTGCGCACCATGGCCGAATAGTCGTCCATCAGCTCCGGCAGGATCGAGAAGTTGTCGTAGTTGACGATGGCGTAGACCCGGCGGCCGAGCGGGGCGAGCTTCGCCTCGACGAGCGCCGCGATCGCATCGATCTCGGCCTTGCTGCGCAGCGGATAGCGTTCCAGGTTGACGAAGAACAGGTTCTGCTGCTCGTCGAGCGTGAAGCGCTGGTCGAGCGGAATGGTCAGCAGTCGCTCGCGCAGGTCCATGGGGCCGTCGCGGAAGATGCGGGTGTCCATCAGGATAGGGTCGCGCGGGATCAATGGCTTGAAATCCATCAGGCGCAGGATGTCGCGCTCGATGTCGATGCCGGGCGCTATTTCCATGAGCTCGAGCCCGTCGGGCCGCAACGCGAAGACGCAGCGTTCGGTGACATAGAGCACGCGCTGCCCCCGTGTCGCGGCGAAGGGGCCGCTGAAGGTGACGTGCTCGACGCTGTCGACGAATTTACGAGACCTCGCCTCGTCGAGGATGGCGAGCTTTCCGTCGTTCACCGCAATGCGCTGCTTGCCGGCGCCGAACGTGCCGACGAAGACGACCTCCTTGGCGTTCTGGCTGATGTTGATGAAGCCGCCGGCGCCCGCGAGCTTCGGCCCGAACTTGCTGACGTTGAGGTTGCCGGCGCGGTCGACCTGGGCGAGCCCGAGGAAGGCGGCATCCAGGCCGCCACCGTCGTAGAAGTCGAATTGATACGGCTGATCGATCACCGCCTGGGTGTTGATCGCCGCGCCGAAATCGATCCCGCTCGCCGGGATGCCGCCGATCACGCCGGGCTCCGCCGTCAGCGTGATGAGATCGATGATCCGCTCTTCATTTGCGACCGAAGCGATCCCTTCGGGCATGCCGATGCCGAGATTGACCACGCTATTGGCCTTGAGCTCGAGCGCGGCGCGCCGGGCGATGATCTTGCGCTCGCTGACCGGCATCACGGGCAGGGAGGCGGCGCGGACCCGGATCTCGCTCGAGAAGGCCGCATTGTATTGCGTGCCGAAGGTCTGCCAGTGGTTCTCAGGTCTCGCCACGACGACGCAATCGACGAGGATGCCGGGAATCTTGACCTGGCGCGGATTGAGGCTGCCGCTCTCGGCAACGCGCTCGACCTGGGCGATGACGATGCCGCCGGAATTATGCGCCGCCATGGCGATCGCGAGCGCCTCCAGCGTCAGCGCCTCCTTCTCCATGGTGAGATTGCCGTCGGGATCGCCCGTCGTGGCGCGGATGATCCCGACTTGAATCGGAAACGTCCTGTAGAGCAGGCATTCTTCGCCGCCGATCTTGATCAGCTCCACCATGTCCTCGGTGGTGCGCGCATTCAGCTTGCCGCCGCCATTGCGGGGGTCGACGAAGGTGCCCATGCCGACGCGGGTGATGTGGCCGGGCCGGCGCGCGGCGATGTCGCGGAACAGATGCGTGATGACGCCCTGCGGCAGGTTATAGGCCTCGATCTGATTGGCGATCGCAAGCTGCTGGAGCTTCGGGGCAAGGCCCCAGTGCCCGCCGATCACGCGCCGGACCAGGCCTTCATGCGCGAAATGATTGAGGCCGCGATGCTTGCCGTCGCCCTGGCCGGCCGCGTAGACGAGCGTCAGATTGCGCGGCTTGCCCTGCGTGTAGGGCGCATCGCCCTCGTGTGAGAGATAGAGCTCCTCCAGTGCGATCGCGATCTCCTCGGCAAAGCCGATGCCGACGAAGCCGCCGGTCGCGACGGTGTCGCCGTCGCGGATCAGCATGACCGCTTCGGCCGCCGTGACGACCTTGCCTTTCTCGGAATTGCGCAGATAGGGCAGAGCTGGATGATGGCTCACGGCGTTCCTCCCGATCCCTGGACGGTATGCCGTCGTTGCTGTGCGTCGATCCTAGCGCGGGGAGCAGGCCCGGAACAGGCTGCTCCTCGCGACAAGAGGTATCGTCAGGACGTTCAGGACTGCACTATCTTGCGTGTTTCGGTGGCGAAATAGACCGACACGACGGTGATGATCGCCAGCGCGATCATGTAGAGCGAGATCGGCCAGGTTGCCGGCGCGTACGCCGTCATCAATCCCGTCGCGATCAGCGGCGACAATGCGCCGGCGAAGATCGAGGCGAGGTTGTAGCCGAGCGAGACGCCGCTATAGCGCACCTTGGTGCCGAACAGCTCCGACAGGAAGCTCGCCTGCGGGCCGTACATCGCGGCGTGACCGACGGCGAGGCCGAGCACGATCGCGATCCAGGCATATTGCGGGTTCTTGGTCGAAAGCAGCATGAACAGCGGGAACGACATCAGCGCCGAGAACACCGCGCCGAAGATGTAGATCGGCCGCCGCCCGAGCCGGTCGGAGAGCGCGCCGAAGGCGGGAATGGTGAAGGTCTCGATCGCCGCGCCGATCAGCACGCCGTTGAGCATGTCCTGCTTGTTCATGCCGAGCGATTGCGTCGCATAGGCGAGCACGAAGGTCGCGTAGATGTAGAAGAAGCCGTTTTCGGCAAAGCGCGCGCCCATCGCGAGCAGGATGTTCTTGGGATACATCCGGATCGCCTCGAGGATCGGCATCTTGACCTCTTGCTTGGTGTCCTTGACCTTCTGGAACTCCGGCGATTCCGCGATGGTGAAGCGAATCCACAGGCCCACGAGCACCAGCGCGATCGAGAACAGGAACGGGATGCGCCAGCCCCAGGAAAGAAGCTGTGCGTCGGTCAGCATCGCGGACACCACCGAGAACACCAGCGTGCCGAGCACGAGACCGAGCGGCGCCCCGAGTTGCGGCCAGCTGCCGTAGAATCCCTTCTTGTCCGCGGGCGCATGCTCGACCGCCATCAGCACCGCGCCGCCCCATTCGCCGCCGAGGCCAAAGCCCTGGATCAGCCGGCAGGTCACCAGCAGGACCGCGGCCCAGATGCCGGCGGTCTCGTAGGTCGGCAGGAAGCCGATCGCGGCGGTCGCCGCGCCCATGATCAGCAGGGTCAGATAGAGCATGGTCTTGCGGCCGATCTTGTCGCCGTAGTGGCCGAACACGACGCCGCCAAGCGGACGCGCGATGAAGCCGAGCGCGTAGGTCGCGAACGCCAGCAGCGTTCCCATCATGGGGTCGAAGGTCGGGAAGAACAGCTTGTTGAAGATCAGCGCCGCGGCGGTGCCGTAAAGGAAGAAGTCGTACCACTCGATGGCTGTGCCGATCAGGCTCGCGGTGGCGACGGTCACGTGCGAGGGCTGTCTCGCCTCAAGCTGATGGACTGAGATCGCTTCACTCATCTTGCGTCCTCCCTGGTTGCGAATGCGCATGTGCAGCATGCGTCATTGTGCAGGGCGAAGAGCAAGCTCCGCGCCAGATGCCGCAGGTTTGCGCAGAATGGCTGAAAACCCAGCAGTTTCAGCGCCCGCCCCGGGACAGAGCGGCAGCGCGCCGTGTCTGGAGTCCGAGACTCCGGACACGCGATGTCTCGCAACTCAGACGGATGCGGCTCCCGAGGCGAGGCCGAACTTGGCGAGCTTCTTGTAGAAGGTCGCGCGCGAGATCTGGAGCATCTTGGCGGCCTCCGAGATCTGGCCGTTGCTGGCGGCGAGCGCCTGTTCCAGCGTGTGCTTCTCGAACTCGGCCTCGGCTTCCGCATAGGGCAGGACGAGGCCGGCCGGCCGCGATGGTGCCGTGGGCACCGTCTCCGCGCCGACGGGGAGAATGCGATCGAAATCGTCGCTGGTGAGGCGTCCCGAATCGCTCAGGATCAGCGCGCGTTCCAGGATGTTGCGCAGTTCGCGGACATTGCCGGGCCAGCCATAGCGCGCAAGCGCAGCCAGACCGCTCGGCGTGATCCTGGCATTGAGGTAGTCGCCGGATGCGCTGATGTCTTCGAGCAGCCGTCCGCAGATCTCGGGCAGGTCGTCCAGGCAGTGGCGCAGGGGCGGCAGCTCGATCGAGAGCACGTTCAGCCGGTAGTAGAGATCCGCCCGGAATGTCCCCTCGCTGACCCGCTTGTGCAGGTCGACATTGGTGGCCGCAATCACGCGCACGTCGACCCTGGTGACCTTGTCGGAGCCGAGTGGCTCGATCTCGCGCTCCTGCAGCACGCGCAGCAGCTTGGCCTGCAATTGCAGCGGCATCTCGCCGATCTCGTCGAGAAACAGCGTGCCCCCGTCGGCGATCCGGAATTTTCCGTCGCGACCCTTGCGGTCCGCGCCGGTATAGGCGCCCGGCGCGGCGCCGAAGAACTCCGATTCGATCAGCGTATCCGGGATCGCCGCGACGTTGACGCTGACGAACGGCTTTTCGGCGCGGGCGGAGGCGTTGTGGATGGCCTGCGCCAGCATCTCCTTGCCGGTGCCGGTCTCTCCGGTGAGCAGAACGGTGACGCTCTGGCGCGCGGCGCGCGCTGCAAGCTCCTTGGCCTGTGCGATGCCGGCGGTTGCACCGACATAGTCGTCGAAAGTGAACCGGGCGGCGCGCGCATGCGACAATTGCCGCCGCGCCAGCCGCAGATCGTTTTCGAGCTGGGCGACGCGACCGAGCAGCGGCTTCAGGCCCTCGAGGCGGTCGTAAAGCACGAAGCCGATCGCGCCGATGATATTCCCCTTCTCGTCCTCGATCGGCATGCGGGTTACGACGAGTTGCTCGCCGCCGAGCTCCATGATGTCGAGGATGATCGGTTCACCCGTTTCCACGACCCTGCGCATCAGGCTGTTGGGGATGACCTCCTCGATCGGGCGGCCGAGCGCCTCGGATTCGTGCGAGAGGCCCATCGCAGTGACGTATTTTTCGTTGACATACACCACGCGTCCGCTGCGATCGATCGCGATGGCGCCCTCGCACAGATGCTCCAGCCGCTCGAACAGCGTCTCCATGGCGCGTGCGCGGATATAGGCGGGATCGCTGACGACGGAAGAGGGACCGGACATGGCGTGCCTCGCGGGAAGCCCGCCTGTTTATTACCAAAAGGGCAGCAATTTCAAAGGGGAGAATTGGCGCTGGCTTCGCGACCCATTCTCGGTCGTCGTCCTGGACAAGCGAGCAAAGCGAGCGCCGATCCAGGACCCATTACCCCAGGAAGCTGTTTGGCGAAGACTCGTGGTCACCATCCCGCGCCACGGCACCTGCCTGGGGTAATGGGTCCTGGCCTTCGCCAGGACGACGGCGGTGTTTGTTGCGCCGCTGTCGCCCTACCGCCGATACCCGCCCGCCCGCGAATAGCCGTGTCGGTTCTGCTGCATCGGGCGGCTGGCCACGCTGGCGCGGGACTCGCTGGCGACGGGTGTTGCGAGCTTCAGCTCCTCCAGGAAGATCGGCCGCGAGAAATAATAGCCCTGCGCGTAGCGGATCTTGGTCGCGGCCTGCAGGTAGGCGAGCTCCTCGTAGGATTCGAGGCCCTCGGCGATCACGGTCATGCCGAGCGCTTCGCTCAAGGATTCGATCGCGCGCAGGATGCCCTGGCTGCGCGGCCGCTTATGGATGTCGGTGATGAAGGAGCGGTCGATCTTGATCTCGTCGGCCGTGATGTCGGCGAGCGCCGAGAGCGAGGAATAACCGGTGCCGAAATCGTCGATCGAGATGCCGACGCCGAGCTTGCGGAACATCGGCAGGATTTCCGACTGGAAATGGCTTTTGGCGACGAAGGCCTCTTCCGTCAGCTCGATCATGAAGCGTTGGGGAAAGCCGGTGTTGTCCAGCGCCTGCGCGAAGCTGCGCATGAACTCGGGATTGCCGGCCTGCCTGGCGGCGACGTTGATGCTGATGGAGGCGTCCGCGCCGAACGTGTCGTTGATCAGGTCGATCGACTTGACGATCTCGGCGAGCACGAGATGGGTCAGCTCGTCGATCAGTCCGAGCTCGCCGGCAAGGTTGATGAACGAGCCCGGCGCCTGGATCACGCCTTCGTCGTCGCGCAGCCGCACCAGGGCCTCGATGCCCTTCACGGCCTGCGTGCGGATGTCGACCTTGGACTGGAACGCGCAGCAGAAGCGCTTCTCCAGGATGGCGAGCCGCAGCGACTGCTCGATCTTGGTGCGCGCCAGCGCCTCGCGCTCCATGCTGGCGTCGAAGAAGGCGGCCGATCCCTTGCCGTCGTTCTTGATGCGGTACATCGCGATGTCGGCGTTCTGACGCAGCATCTCGAAGCTGCTTCCGTGATCGGGATAGATGCTGATGCCGACCGAGGTCGAGGCGAAGACCTCCGAATGGTCGATGAAGAACGGCGCGGTCAGCCGCTCCAGCGTCGCTTGCATGAATTCGGCGACTTCCTCCTGGCCCTGGATCGGGGAGAGCAGCAGCAGGAATTCGTCGCCCGAGATGCGCGACAGCATGTCGGAATCGCGCAGGTCGCGCCCGAGCCGCTTCGCCAGCTCGACCAGCAGCGCGTCGCCGACGGCGTGGCCGTAATAGTCGTTGATGTGCTTGAAATTGTCGACGTCGAGAAAGGCGAGCGCGAAGCGCTCGCCGCCATCGCGCGCGAGCAGGTTGTTGGCGCGGTGCTCGATCACGCGCCGCGAGGGCAGGCCGGTCAGCTCGTCGAAATAGGCCGAGCGGAACAGCTGGTCCTCGAAATTCTTCTGCTCGGTGATGTCGGAGGAGGCGGAGATCAGGAGCTCTCGTCCGGCGAGGCGAACGGGGCGATGGGTCGTGAGCAGCACCTGGCGCGCCGCGCCGTCGTGCAGGGCTTCCTCGGTGACGACCGCCTGGCCGGCGCTCAGCGCCCGGCGGCAGGCTTCCCGGCGCGGCGTCAGATCGGGCGAGGGACGGCTGCCGTCCATGCCGAGCTGCGCCGCTGCGGCATCGTTAACCAGCAGAAGCTCGCCATGGGCGTCCTGAACGGTCAGGCCGGCCGGCAGCATTCTAACGATTTCCTTGAGGAATCCGAGTTCGGCTTCGCTCGCGCCGGAATATCTGTTGTCGTTCATAGAAGTCATGAATCTTGTTGTTTCAGCGCGCCTTTGCAATGGACGCGATCTTGCGTGGTTCCCTCTTAAGTTTGGTTAAGGGGTCCGGAGAAATACGGTGGTGTCTTGCGGCGATGCGGCACGCGCGCCGATCGTCATTAACAGAGGGTCAATGCGCCCAGCGAAATCGCGAGCGGAGCGCGCGGGTCTGCTTTCGCTTTAGCGGCTTTCGCCTTGGGGGATGCGGCATTGCATGATGCAATGCAGCCCGGTCTTCAGATACGAGATCTCGGTCCTGCCATCGAAGGCGGAAAGCGCCGATTTCAGCAGCTTGGTGCCGAAGCCAGGCTCGGACACCTTGTCCACGGTTGGCCCCTCGGTCTCGTCCCAGGTGATGGTCAGGCGATCGTCGCTGACGGTCCACGACACCTGCAGCAGACCGCGCGGCGCAGAGAATGCGCCGTATTTGCCTGCATTGGTAGCGAGCTCGTGAAACATCAATGACAGCGTGACCGCGAGCTTCGCCGGCAGGAACAGCCGGTCGCCGTTGAGGGTGAAGCGGACGTGGCCGTAGGGGCCGAGCTCCGAGATCAGGAGATCGCGGATGTCGCAGCCGGCCTTGTCGATCCGCGAGATCAGATCGTCGGTTGCGGCCAGCGATCGCAGCCGCGGATCGACCCGGGCCCAGACCTGCGGCTGGTCATGCAGCACCTGGTGAATCACGGCGTGCACTGTCGAGAGCTTGTTCTTCAGCCGGTGCTGGAGCTCGTCGACCAGCAGCTTGCGATAGTCTTCTTCCTCGATCAGGCGCTTGGAGATCCGGCGCTGCTCCGCCAGCATGGTGCGGTAGTGCTCGACGCCCCAGATGGTCAGCGCGCTCACGGCCCAGTAGAGCGCCAGCAGGGCAAAACGCGCGCGATCGGCAAGCGCATCGCTGAAATTCACGACGACGCCGAGCACGCCGCCGACGATCGCCGTCACGATGCCGATCCGGAAGCCTCCGAACGCGGCGGCAAAGAACACGGCCGGAAAGTACGGGGTGAAGTAGACGTCGGGCCGCACTTGCGCGAGGCCCCAGCGCGCCAGCGTCGCAACGAGCAGGCAGGCCACCGCAAAG
Protein-coding regions in this window:
- a CDS encoding MFS transporter, yielding MSEAISVHQLEARQPSHVTVATASLIGTAIEWYDFFLYGTAAALIFNKLFFPTFDPMMGTLLAFATYALGFIARPLGGVVFGHYGDKIGRKTMLYLTLLIMGAATAAIGFLPTYETAGIWAAVLLVTCRLIQGFGLGGEWGGAVLMAVEHAPADKKGFYGSWPQLGAPLGLVLGTLVFSVVSAMLTDAQLLSWGWRIPFLFSIALVLVGLWIRFTIAESPEFQKVKDTKQEVKMPILEAIRMYPKNILLAMGARFAENGFFYIYATFVLAYATQSLGMNKQDMLNGVLIGAAIETFTIPAFGALSDRLGRRPIYIFGAVFSALMSFPLFMLLSTKNPQYAWIAIVLGLAVGHAAMYGPQASFLSELFGTKVRYSGVSLGYNLASIFAGALSPLIATGLMTAYAPATWPISLYMIALAIITVVSVYFATETRKIVQS
- a CDS encoding sigma-54 interaction domain-containing protein; protein product: MSGPSSVVSDPAYIRARAMETLFERLEHLCEGAIAIDRSGRVVYVNEKYVTAMGLSHESEALGRPIEEVIPNSLMRRVVETGEPIILDIMELGGEQLVVTRMPIEDEKGNIIGAIGFVLYDRLEGLKPLLGRVAQLENDLRLARRQLSHARAARFTFDDYVGATAGIAQAKELAARAARQSVTVLLTGETGTGKEMLAQAIHNASARAEKPFVSVNVAAIPDTLIESEFFGAAPGAYTGADRKGRDGKFRIADGGTLFLDEIGEMPLQLQAKLLRVLQEREIEPLGSDKVTRVDVRVIAATNVDLHKRVSEGTFRADLYYRLNVLSIELPPLRHCLDDLPEICGRLLEDISASGDYLNARITPSGLAALARYGWPGNVRELRNILERALILSDSGRLTSDDFDRILPVGAETVPTAPSRPAGLVLPYAEAEAEFEKHTLEQALAASNGQISEAAKMLQISRATFYKKLAKFGLASGAASV
- a CDS encoding putative bifunctional diguanylate cyclase/phosphodiesterase produces the protein MNDNRYSGASEAELGFLKEIVRMLPAGLTVQDAHGELLLVNDAAAAQLGMDGSRPSPDLTPRREACRRALSAGQAVVTEEALHDGAARQVLLTTHRPVRLAGRELLISASSDITEQKNFEDQLFRSAYFDELTGLPSRRVIEHRANNLLARDGGERFALAFLDVDNFKHINDYYGHAVGDALLVELAKRLGRDLRDSDMLSRISGDEFLLLLSPIQGQEEVAEFMQATLERLTAPFFIDHSEVFASTSVGISIYPDHGSSFEMLRQNADIAMYRIKNDGKGSAAFFDASMEREALARTKIEQSLRLAILEKRFCCAFQSKVDIRTQAVKGIEALVRLRDDEGVIQAPGSFINLAGELGLIDELTHLVLAEIVKSIDLINDTFGADASISINVAARQAGNPEFMRSFAQALDNTGFPQRFMIELTEEAFVAKSHFQSEILPMFRKLGVGISIDDFGTGYSSLSALADITADEIKIDRSFITDIHKRPRSQGILRAIESLSEALGMTVIAEGLESYEELAYLQAATKIRYAQGYYFSRPIFLEELKLATPVASESRASVASRPMQQNRHGYSRAGGYRR
- a CDS encoding sensor histidine kinase, which encodes MEKLIDEFRKGWQGAAPPSLGLSIAFAVACLLVATLARWGLAQVRPDVYFTPYFPAVFFAAAFGGFRIGIVTAIVGGVLGVVVNFSDALADRARFALLALYWAVSALTIWGVEHYRTMLAEQRRISKRLIEEEDYRKLLVDELQHRLKNKLSTVHAVIHQVLHDQPQVWARVDPRLRSLAATDDLISRIDKAGCDIRDLLISELGPYGHVRFTLNGDRLFLPAKLAVTLSLMFHELATNAGKYGAFSAPRGLLQVSWTVSDDRLTITWDETEGPTVDKVSEPGFGTKLLKSALSAFDGRTEISYLKTGLHCIMQCRIPQGESR